The DNA sequence ATATATTCCCGCATGTGTAATCCTATGATGAAGCTTGCACAGCGCTATGAGATTGTCGTGAGATTTGGTCTTCGCATAGCCATTTTTGTGATGAAACTCCGTTGCCGGCCTTTCGCAATTCGGACTGCTGCACCTGCCACCTGTTTTTGTGAGGGTTTCTGTTCTTTTTTGTTTTGGGATGTAACGAGTGATTTTCTTAGATTTCTTCACCGCCTTTGCCTCACGATCTACCGCCTCCGCAATTCCCCCGTCACCCTCCACCTCAGCCTCAGCTCTACCG is a window from the Candidatus Peregrinibacteria bacterium genome containing:
- a CDS encoding HNH endonuclease signature motif containing protein, which gives rise to GKISRAPMKIELDGVMRYQLEKMKHKMKVQSNKEILKRLIQAQFDHLFPGENFEEVEGDGGIAEIVGGRAEAEVEGDGGIAEAVDREAKAVKKSKKITRYIPKQKRTETLTKTGGRCSSPNCERPATEFHHKNGYAKTKSHDNLIALCKLHHRITHAGIYREPTKTDLLYLEHRKLALR